A DNA window from Streptomyces parvus contains the following coding sequences:
- the lhgO gene encoding L-2-hydroxyglutarate oxidase — protein sequence MMTHAAYDCDVLVIGGGIVGLSTAYALTRTAPGTRVTVLEKERGPARHQTGRNSGVIHSGIYYRPGSLKARYALRGSAELADFCAEHSIAHATTGKLIVATERSELPRLHALVQRGREHGLPVRELGPAQIAEHEPEVRGLAAIRVATTGVCDFTAVATRFATEVTAAGGIVRYGAEVTAIDRRPWGVAVRTADGLVVRARVLVNCAGLHCDRVARLAGDDPGVRIVPFRGEYYALARPGLVRGLVYPVPDPAFPFLGVHLTRGFDGSVHVGPNAVPALAREGYTWPQVRPAELLSTLSWPGTWQIARRHWRYGAGEVHRSLSRSAFTRAVQRLLPAVTEDDLRPSPAGVRAQAVLKDGTLVDDFLIREAPHTVHVLNAPSPAATACLPIGREVARLALRRARGAGWKPPAVESGHCV from the coding sequence ATGATGACGCACGCGGCGTACGACTGCGATGTGCTGGTGATCGGCGGCGGGATCGTCGGTCTGTCGACCGCGTATGCGCTGACCCGGACGGCTCCGGGCACCCGGGTCACGGTCCTGGAGAAGGAGCGCGGCCCCGCCCGCCACCAGACCGGCCGCAACAGCGGCGTGATCCACAGCGGCATCTACTACCGCCCCGGCTCCCTCAAGGCGCGGTACGCGCTGCGCGGCTCGGCGGAGCTCGCGGACTTCTGCGCGGAGCACTCCATCGCGCACGCCACCACCGGCAAGCTGATCGTCGCCACCGAGCGCTCCGAGCTGCCCCGGCTGCACGCCCTGGTGCAGCGCGGCCGCGAGCACGGGCTGCCCGTGCGGGAGCTGGGCCCGGCCCAGATCGCGGAGCACGAACCGGAGGTCCGGGGTCTGGCGGCGATCCGGGTCGCCACGACGGGCGTCTGCGACTTCACCGCCGTTGCCACCCGCTTCGCGACCGAGGTCACGGCGGCGGGCGGCATCGTGCGGTACGGCGCGGAGGTCACCGCGATAGACCGGCGCCCCTGGGGCGTCGCGGTGCGCACGGCGGACGGCCTGGTCGTCCGGGCCAGGGTGCTGGTCAACTGCGCGGGGCTCCACTGCGACCGGGTGGCCCGCCTCGCCGGGGACGACCCGGGGGTGCGGATCGTGCCGTTCCGGGGCGAGTACTACGCGCTGGCCCGCCCCGGGCTGGTGCGCGGTCTGGTCTACCCGGTGCCGGACCCGGCCTTCCCCTTCCTCGGCGTCCACCTCACCCGGGGCTTCGACGGCTCCGTCCACGTCGGGCCCAACGCGGTCCCCGCCCTGGCCCGCGAGGGATACACCTGGCCCCAGGTCCGCCCCGCCGAACTGCTGTCCACGCTGAGCTGGCCGGGCACCTGGCAGATCGCCCGCCGCCACTGGCGGTACGGGGCGGGCGAGGTGCACCGCTCGCTGTCCCGCTCCGCGTTCACCCGGGCCGTCCAGCGGCTGCTGCCCGCCGTCACCGAGGACGATCTGCGCCCCTCGCCCGCCGGGGTGCGCGCCCAGGCGGTGCTGAAGGACGGCACACTGGTCGACGACTTCCTGATCCGCGAGGCCCCGCACACCGTGCACGTGCTCAACGCCCCGTCGCCCGCGGCGACGGCGTGCCTCCCCATCGGAAGGGAGGTGGCACGGCTCGCGCTGCGCCGGGCTCGGGGGGCGGGGTGGAAGCCGCCCGCCGTAGAATCCGGTCATTGTGTCTGA
- the trmB gene encoding tRNA (guanosine(46)-N7)-methyltransferase TrmB, with translation MSEQPLNPTPAGSHDAEATPTGPARTGSTAADALADAASEEAAADEARAADATADEAAALRAASFERARRLRMEPRFPGGPAADPAGSHHERRIRSFQPRRSRVTTGQQESLERLWPKWGLDIDGKRVLDLAELFDGLPVVLEIGFGMGEATAQMAADDPGTGILAVDVHTPGQGNLLGLADKAGSTNVRVANGDAVILLREMLAPESLDGLRVYFPDPWPKARHHKRRLIQPAFLDLVAPVLKPGAIVHCATDWEPYAEQMLEVLTAHPRFENTAADGGYAPRPAFRPLTRFEGQGLDKGHVVHDLLFARV, from the coding sequence GTGTCTGAGCAGCCCCTGAACCCCACCCCCGCCGGATCCCACGACGCCGAGGCGACGCCGACCGGCCCCGCGCGGACCGGCTCCACGGCGGCCGACGCGCTCGCCGACGCCGCGAGCGAGGAAGCCGCGGCCGACGAGGCCCGGGCCGCCGACGCCACGGCCGACGAAGCCGCCGCGCTGCGGGCCGCCTCCTTCGAGCGTGCGCGCCGGCTGCGCATGGAGCCGCGCTTCCCCGGAGGCCCCGCCGCCGACCCGGCCGGTTCGCACCACGAGCGCCGGATCCGCAGCTTCCAGCCGCGCCGCAGCCGGGTGACCACCGGCCAGCAGGAATCCCTGGAGCGGCTGTGGCCGAAGTGGGGCCTGGACATCGACGGCAAGCGCGTCCTCGATCTGGCCGAGCTGTTCGACGGGCTGCCCGTGGTCCTGGAGATCGGCTTCGGCATGGGCGAGGCCACCGCGCAGATGGCGGCCGACGACCCGGGCACCGGCATTCTCGCGGTCGACGTCCACACCCCCGGCCAGGGCAATCTTCTCGGCCTCGCGGACAAGGCGGGCTCGACGAACGTACGGGTGGCCAACGGCGACGCGGTCATCCTGCTGCGCGAGATGCTGGCCCCCGAGTCCCTCGACGGCCTACGGGTCTACTTCCCCGACCCGTGGCCCAAGGCCCGGCACCACAAGCGGCGGCTCATCCAGCCCGCTTTCCTGGACCTGGTGGCGCCGGTGCTGAAGCCGGGCGCGATCGTCCACTGCGCCACGGACTGGGAGCCGTACGCCGAGCAGATGCTGGAGGTGCTCACCGCGCACCCCCGCTTCGAGAACACCGCGGCCGACGGCGGATACGCCCCGCGTCCCGCGTTCCGGCCGCTCACCCGCTTCGAGGGCCAGGGCCTGGACAAGGGGCACGTCGTCCACGACCTGCTGTTCGCCCGCGTCTGA
- a CDS encoding PrsW family intramembrane metalloprotease: MSDPSVQHQQAHPAVPFLHEQRLDEVLGAAPERGRARYRPRRVGMVWRSKAFRAGAVIVALLLCGLVILALVREQTGPEGFLVGLGLAVLPVPLLMAAFRWLDRVEPGPWRNLIFSFAWGACAAALVAIIANSFATRWIATATADPASADTLGATVIAPVVEESAKAAAVLLIFLFRRREFSGVVDGIVVAGFTATGFAFTENILYLGNAFGEDQQIGSSGFASVTAGTFFVRIVMSPFAHPLFTVLTGLGFGFAAVSARRHRVRRIALPVLGLLLAMGLHALWNGSSAFGPYGFYAVYGIVMVPAFALVTWVAIWSRQRELRTLAAELPAYAAAGWLAPAEPSALSSMRARGMARDLARHWQQDRTRGRAAARAVAEYESFATSLAGLRRRARHGAVGPDFGARERELLHHLWQRRDVAAPALTHAARLTSRRGPHHGRHAHSGHHAPTPYGYGPGQGYGPGPGNGHGYGPAYGQPYGQTQAQPYGYGYGDPGSVRPTPR, translated from the coding sequence GTGTCCGACCCCTCCGTGCAGCATCAGCAGGCGCACCCGGCCGTCCCGTTCCTCCACGAGCAGCGGCTCGACGAGGTCCTGGGCGCGGCGCCGGAGCGTGGCCGGGCGCGTTACCGGCCACGCCGCGTCGGCATGGTGTGGCGCAGCAAGGCGTTCCGTGCCGGGGCCGTAATCGTGGCGCTCCTGCTGTGCGGCCTGGTGATCCTCGCGCTCGTCCGCGAACAGACCGGTCCTGAGGGGTTCCTGGTCGGCCTCGGTCTGGCGGTGCTTCCGGTGCCGCTGCTGATGGCCGCCTTCCGCTGGCTGGACCGGGTCGAGCCGGGGCCCTGGCGGAATCTGATCTTCTCCTTCGCCTGGGGCGCGTGCGCCGCGGCTCTCGTCGCGATCATCGCCAACTCCTTCGCCACGCGCTGGATAGCCACCGCGACGGCCGACCCGGCGAGCGCGGACACCCTGGGGGCGACGGTGATCGCCCCCGTCGTGGAGGAGAGCGCGAAGGCGGCGGCCGTGCTGCTGATCTTCCTGTTCCGCAGACGGGAGTTCAGCGGGGTGGTGGACGGCATCGTCGTCGCCGGCTTCACCGCGACGGGCTTCGCGTTCACCGAGAACATCCTCTATCTGGGCAACGCCTTCGGCGAGGACCAGCAGATCGGCAGCTCCGGGTTCGCCTCGGTGACGGCGGGGACGTTCTTCGTGCGGATCGTCATGTCCCCGTTCGCGCACCCCCTGTTCACGGTCCTCACCGGCCTCGGCTTCGGCTTCGCGGCCGTCAGCGCCCGCCGCCACCGGGTCCGCCGGATCGCCCTGCCGGTGCTGGGGCTGCTGCTGGCCATGGGGCTGCACGCCCTGTGGAACGGCTCGTCGGCCTTCGGCCCGTACGGCTTCTACGCGGTGTACGGGATCGTCATGGTCCCGGCGTTCGCCCTGGTGACCTGGGTGGCGATCTGGTCGCGCCAGCGGGAGCTGCGTACGCTCGCCGCCGAGCTGCCCGCGTATGCGGCGGCCGGCTGGCTCGCCCCCGCCGAGCCGTCGGCGCTCTCCTCCATGCGGGCCCGGGGCATGGCCCGCGACCTGGCCCGCCACTGGCAGCAGGACCGGACCCGGGGCCGGGCGGCGGCCCGCGCGGTCGCGGAGTACGAGTCGTTCGCGACGTCGCTCGCGGGTCTGCGCCGCCGGGCCCGCCACGGCGCGGTGGGCCCGGACTTCGGCGCCCGGGAGCGGGAGTTGCTGCACCACCTGTGGCAGCGCCGGGACGTCGCGGCCCCGGCCCTGACCCACGCGGCGCGCCTCACGTCCCGCCGGGGCCCGCACCACGGCCGCCACGCCCACTCCGGACACCACGCGCCGACGCCGTACGGGTACGGCCCGGGGCAGGGCTACGGCCCCGGGCCGGGAAACGGCCACGGATACGGCCCGGCGTACGGACAGCCGTACGGACAGACCCAGGCGCAGCCGTACGGTTACGGGTACGGCGACCCCGGCTCCGTCAGGCCGACGCCTCGGTGA
- a CDS encoding aldo/keto reductase — translation MTSTRTLLGTSGLQVFPLALGGNVFGWTADEEQSFAVLDAYVAAGGNFIDTADAYSAWVEGNHGGESETVIGKWLASRGNRSDIVVATKAGAHPDFRGLAAGTIKGAAEASLRRLGTDHIDLYYTHFDDETVPVEEIITALDQLVKDGKVRHIAASNISPERLAASLAFSEREGLARYVALQPHYNLVSRSTYEGALQDTAADAGLAAVPYYALASGFLTGKYRPGTTVRSARSAKAGGHLESEQGRKVLAALDQVAGERNAEIATVALAWLAAQPTVAAPIASARTVEQLPALVAVADLRLTDRELALLTEASA, via the coding sequence ATGACTTCCACGCGCACTCTCCTCGGCACCTCCGGCCTCCAGGTCTTCCCCCTCGCCCTCGGCGGCAACGTCTTCGGCTGGACGGCGGATGAGGAACAGTCCTTCGCCGTCCTGGACGCGTACGTCGCGGCCGGCGGCAACTTCATCGACACCGCCGACGCGTACTCCGCCTGGGTCGAGGGCAACCACGGCGGCGAGTCGGAGACCGTCATCGGCAAGTGGCTCGCCTCCCGTGGCAACCGGTCCGACATCGTCGTCGCCACCAAGGCCGGCGCCCACCCCGACTTCCGGGGCCTGGCCGCCGGCACCATCAAGGGCGCGGCCGAAGCGTCCCTGCGCCGCCTCGGCACCGACCACATCGACCTCTACTACACGCACTTCGACGACGAGACCGTCCCGGTCGAGGAGATCATCACCGCCCTCGACCAGCTGGTGAAGGACGGCAAGGTGCGCCACATCGCCGCCTCCAACATCAGCCCCGAGCGCCTCGCGGCCTCCCTCGCCTTCTCCGAACGCGAGGGCCTCGCCCGGTACGTCGCGCTCCAGCCGCACTACAACCTGGTCTCCCGCTCCACCTACGAAGGCGCGCTCCAGGACACCGCGGCCGACGCGGGCCTCGCCGCCGTCCCGTACTACGCGCTCGCCTCCGGCTTCCTCACCGGCAAGTACCGCCCCGGTACGACGGTTCGGAGCGCACGGTCCGCGAAGGCGGGCGGACACCTGGAATCGGAGCAGGGCCGCAAGGTGCTGGCCGCCCTCGACCAGGTGGCCGGGGAACGGAACGCCGAGATCGCGACGGTGGCCCTCGCCTGGCTCGCCGCGCAGCCGACCGTCGCCGCGCCGATCGCCTCCGCCCGTACGGTCGAACAGCTCCCCGCCCTCGTCGCGGTCGCCGACCTGCGGCTGACCGACCGGGAACTCGCCCTGCTCACCGAGGCGTCGGCCTGA
- a CDS encoding M23 family metallopeptidase, with product MASNKPAPEAPSPFSPDSYGGAERSVGEWNPTEDSIRPVRGRHRVAKQRGLARSSTVLGVGVIAAVGAGGMATAQDKAPVSISLPDSIADNLPDAKSLPGVGSFMSDDAEAVPVAAAAPLTTAGLTSAEAEQGTDAGEALRARILQQAEQQQASADAEAKAAAEKAAAEKAAEEAKKQQGEAEAEAAAKKKAAEEAAKKKAEEERLAKLAASFSLPASSYTISSTYGQSGAMWSSGQHTGLDFAGAAGSPLKAVHSGTITSAGWSGSYGYRTVLQLDDGTEIWYAHQSSIDVSVGQKVTTGETIGRMGATGNVTGVHLHMEVRTAGGSAMDPMAWLTSKGLQV from the coding sequence GTGGCGTCCAACAAGCCTGCCCCTGAGGCCCCGTCACCCTTCAGCCCCGACAGCTACGGTGGCGCCGAGCGGTCCGTGGGGGAGTGGAATCCCACCGAGGACTCCATCCGTCCCGTGCGCGGCAGGCACCGCGTCGCCAAGCAGCGTGGTCTGGCCCGTAGCTCCACCGTCCTCGGGGTCGGCGTCATAGCGGCCGTCGGAGCGGGGGGCATGGCCACCGCTCAGGACAAGGCACCCGTCTCCATCTCTCTTCCCGATTCCATCGCGGACAACCTCCCCGACGCCAAGTCCCTTCCCGGCGTCGGGTCCTTCATGTCCGACGACGCGGAGGCCGTCCCGGTCGCCGCGGCCGCGCCGCTCACCACCGCCGGACTCACCAGCGCCGAGGCCGAGCAGGGCACCGACGCCGGCGAGGCACTGCGCGCCCGGATCCTCCAGCAGGCCGAGCAGCAGCAGGCCAGCGCCGACGCCGAGGCCAAGGCAGCGGCGGAGAAGGCAGCCGCCGAGAAGGCGGCGGAAGAGGCCAAGAAGCAGCAGGGCGAGGCCGAGGCCGAAGCCGCCGCGAAGAAGAAGGCGGCAGAGGAAGCGGCGAAGAAGAAGGCGGAGGAGGAGCGTCTCGCCAAGCTCGCCGCCAGCTTCTCCCTGCCGGCCTCCTCGTACACGATCAGCTCGACCTACGGTCAGTCCGGCGCGATGTGGTCCTCCGGCCAGCACACCGGCCTCGACTTCGCAGGGGCGGCCGGTTCGCCGCTCAAGGCCGTGCACAGCGGCACGATCACGTCGGCCGGCTGGTCCGGTTCGTACGGCTACCGCACGGTGCTCCAGCTCGATGACGGCACCGAGATCTGGTACGCCCACCAGTCCTCGATCGACGTCTCGGTCGGCCAGAAGGTCACCACGGGCGAGACCATCGGCCGCATGGGCGCCACCGGCAACGTGACCGGCGTCCACCTCCACATGGAGGTCCGCACCGCGGGCGGCTCGGCGATGGACCCGATGGCCTGGCTGACCAGCAAGGGCCTGCAGGTCTGA
- a CDS encoding PP2C family protein-serine/threonine phosphatase, translated as MAERRHSGAAGSIDAVGRAVFGSREGELTFGGGRGTGRFIRMLPALLIVGGLLFDWLAPPNFTAVPLFVAAPLIAAPFFSLSRTVRTGIAAVISVTVMRISDGTSTQVVPVIEMITVLTGSVLALVINGVVRRGNEQLASARAVAETAMRAVLPTPAERTGGLQVAARYEAAQADEFVGGDLYAVADTPYGVRIVVGDVRGKGLDAVGAVAVIIGAFREAAEQERSLEGVAQRLERALAREGTRRYGLDAMEGFVTAVLAEIPPGAATVRLVNRGHPEPILLHADGALEVLAPSVPALPLGMELGVWPDRAEEWAMPPGATLLAFTDGLSEARDANGVFYDPAARLRGRIFPGPEELLSALTDDVRLHTGGHATDDMALIAVGRPAEGQPVRRTTVKIVGRGDEDAAR; from the coding sequence ATGGCCGAGAGACGGCACAGCGGAGCGGCGGGGAGCATCGATGCCGTGGGCCGTGCGGTGTTCGGTTCCCGGGAGGGGGAGCTGACGTTCGGCGGTGGACGGGGCACCGGGCGGTTCATCCGGATGCTGCCCGCCCTGCTCATCGTCGGCGGACTGCTGTTCGACTGGCTGGCCCCGCCCAACTTCACCGCCGTCCCCCTCTTCGTCGCGGCCCCGCTCATCGCCGCCCCGTTCTTCTCGCTGTCCCGGACCGTCCGCACCGGGATCGCTGCGGTCATCTCCGTCACCGTGATGCGGATCTCCGACGGGACGTCCACCCAGGTGGTCCCGGTCATCGAGATGATCACCGTGCTCACGGGCTCGGTGCTGGCCCTCGTCATCAACGGCGTCGTGCGGCGCGGCAACGAGCAGCTCGCCTCGGCCCGCGCCGTCGCCGAGACCGCCATGCGGGCCGTGCTGCCGACGCCCGCCGAGCGGACCGGCGGGCTCCAGGTGGCCGCACGGTACGAGGCGGCCCAGGCGGACGAGTTCGTGGGCGGCGACCTGTACGCCGTCGCGGACACCCCGTACGGCGTACGGATCGTGGTCGGCGACGTCCGAGGCAAGGGGCTGGACGCCGTCGGCGCGGTGGCGGTGATCATCGGCGCGTTCCGGGAGGCCGCCGAGCAGGAGCGTTCGCTGGAGGGCGTGGCCCAGAGGCTGGAGCGGGCGCTGGCCCGTGAGGGGACGCGACGGTACGGGCTGGACGCCATGGAGGGGTTCGTCACCGCTGTACTGGCCGAGATCCCGCCCGGGGCGGCCACGGTCCGTCTGGTCAACCGCGGCCACCCCGAGCCGATCCTGCTCCACGCGGACGGGGCTCTGGAGGTGCTGGCGCCCTCGGTGCCCGCACTGCCGCTGGGGATGGAGCTGGGGGTGTGGCCGGACCGCGCCGAGGAGTGGGCGATGCCTCCCGGGGCGACGCTCCTCGCCTTCACGGACGGCCTGTCCGAGGCCCGGGACGCGAACGGGGTCTTCTACGATCCGGCCGCCCGGCTGCGCGGCCGGATCTTCCCGGGGCCGGAGGAGCTGCTGTCGGCGCTGACCGATGACGTACGGCTGCACACGGGCGGGCATGCCACGGACGACATGGCGCTGATCGCGGTCGGCCGGCCGGCGGAGGGGCAGCCCGTGCGCCGGACCACGGTGAAGATCGTGGGCCGGGGCGACGAGGACGCGGCCCGCTGA
- a CDS encoding SigB/SigF/SigG family RNA polymerase sigma factor encodes MPISTTAPAPVTAAPLPALPQIRDPRKVAPRDARALSSVFFERLQVLEEGTHEYRYARNTLIETNLSLVHFAARRFRSRGNGEMEDIVQVGTVGLIKAIDRFDLSREVKFTSFAIPYIVGEIKRFFRDSTWAVHVPRRLQELRVTLARTKEELAGRLDRDPTVPELARHLGFSEEVIIDGLVASNGYTAGSLDATVGGERNSASIVTHGDIEGDVDPAIEKVENLQTLAPLLADLNERDRSIVALRFGQEMTQSEIGLRLGLSQMHVSRLLAHLLDRLRTGMLTQN; translated from the coding sequence ATGCCGATATCCACAACCGCTCCGGCTCCGGTCACCGCCGCGCCCCTCCCGGCGCTCCCGCAGATCCGCGACCCTCGCAAGGTGGCGCCGAGGGACGCCCGCGCTCTCAGTTCCGTCTTCTTCGAACGGCTGCAGGTGCTGGAAGAGGGCACGCATGAGTACCGGTACGCACGGAACACCCTGATCGAGACGAATCTGTCTCTGGTCCACTTCGCCGCGAGACGGTTCCGCAGTCGCGGCAACGGCGAGATGGAGGACATCGTCCAGGTCGGAACGGTCGGCCTGATCAAGGCGATCGACCGGTTCGACCTCAGCCGGGAGGTGAAGTTCACCTCCTTCGCCATCCCCTACATCGTCGGGGAGATCAAGCGGTTCTTCCGCGACTCCACCTGGGCCGTCCACGTACCGCGTCGCCTGCAGGAGCTGCGCGTCACGCTCGCCAGGACCAAGGAGGAACTCGCCGGAAGACTGGACCGGGATCCCACCGTCCCGGAACTCGCCCGCCATCTCGGGTTCAGCGAGGAGGTGATCATCGACGGTCTCGTCGCCTCGAACGGGTACACCGCGGGATCCCTGGACGCTACTGTCGGAGGCGAACGGAACAGCGCGTCGATCGTCACCCACGGTGATATCGAGGGGGACGTCGACCCCGCCATCGAGAAGGTCGAGAACCTTCAGACGCTGGCGCCCCTCCTCGCGGACCTGAACGAGCGCGACCGTTCCATCGTGGCCCTGCGCTTCGGCCAGGAGATGACCCAGTCCGAGATCGGCTTGCGGCTCGGCCTCTCCCAGATGCACGTCTCCCGGCTCCTGGCCCACCTCCTCGACCGGCTCCGCACCGGCATGCTGACGCAGAACTGA
- a CDS encoding acyl-CoA desaturase yields the protein MTAEVSVSPERTTGSDFARLSKRIVDQGLMARRPRYYAVRIVAVSALYVAGWTAFVLVGASWWNLAVAVFLAAVFGQVALLAHDIAHRQVFRLRKASERAGRVAANVGIGMGYGWWQDKHTRHHANPNHETLDPDIEPDLLVWSQDQARAAKGLPRLIGRSQAYLFFPLLTLEAFNLHVSGLRALADRSLKHRLLEGALLVAHFAVYLTALFLVLPPGMAIAFLAVHQGLFGLYLGSVFAPNHKGMPIRTGKDRPDFLRRQVLTSRNVRGNWFTDIVLGGLNYQIEHHLFPSMPSPNLRRAQLVVRRYCEELDVAYLETSLIASYRQALRSLHQAGAPLRRTEARAA from the coding sequence ATGACCGCAGAAGTCTCCGTCAGCCCCGAGCGGACGACCGGGAGCGATTTCGCCCGGCTGTCCAAGAGAATCGTCGACCAGGGTCTGATGGCTCGGCGCCCCCGCTACTACGCGGTCCGCATCGTGGCCGTGAGCGCGCTGTACGTCGCCGGCTGGACCGCGTTCGTCCTCGTCGGCGCCTCCTGGTGGAACCTGGCCGTCGCCGTCTTCCTGGCCGCGGTCTTCGGCCAGGTGGCGCTGCTGGCCCATGACATCGCCCACCGCCAGGTCTTCCGGCTGCGGAAAGCGAGCGAGAGGGCGGGGCGCGTCGCCGCGAACGTCGGCATCGGCATGGGCTACGGCTGGTGGCAGGACAAGCACACCCGCCACCACGCCAACCCCAACCACGAGACGCTCGACCCCGACATCGAGCCCGATCTGCTGGTCTGGTCGCAGGACCAGGCCCGAGCGGCCAAGGGCCTGCCCCGGCTGATCGGCCGCTCGCAGGCGTACCTGTTCTTCCCCCTCCTCACTCTGGAAGCCTTCAACCTGCACGTGTCGGGGCTGCGGGCGCTGGCCGACCGTTCGCTCAAGCACCGCCTGCTGGAGGGGGCACTGCTCGTGGCGCACTTCGCCGTCTACCTGACGGCTCTCTTCCTGGTGCTGCCGCCCGGCATGGCGATCGCCTTCCTCGCCGTCCACCAGGGCCTCTTCGGTCTGTACCTCGGGTCGGTGTTCGCCCCCAACCACAAGGGCATGCCGATCCGGACCGGCAAGGACCGCCCGGACTTTCTGCGCCGCCAGGTTCTGACGTCACGCAACGTCCGCGGCAACTGGTTCACCGACATCGTCCTGGGCGGGCTGAACTACCAGATCGAGCACCATCTCTTCCCGAGCATGCCCAGCCCCAACCTGCGCAGGGCCCAGCTCGTCGTCCGCCGCTACTGCGAAGAGCTGGATGTCGCCTACCTGGAGACCAGCCTGATCGCCTCCTACCGGCAAGCACTCCGCAGCCTGCACCAAGCAGGCGCTCCCCTGCGCCGGACCGAGGCACGCGCCGCCTGA
- a CDS encoding PP2C family protein-serine/threonine phosphatase, giving the protein MCETGDAADGRDQAPLDEEARFSELLEDSAEELYEHAPCGYLSTLLDGRIAKVNKTLLDWLGYQRGDLVGRMAFSDLLTVGGRLYHETHFAPLLQMQGRISGIALELKAADGSRLPVMVTSTVKTGSDGQPLLIRTTLFDARDRRAYETELLRARQEADQERDRLKLLNTTLQKTLLPPTLANVPGLDVAAHYHIASVDEVGGDFYDLFPLAAGTWGLFLGDVCGKGAAAAAVTSLARYTLRAAAVYDPDPAAVLTNLNTVLNHEYQGTDPRFCTVVFGVLTPDTDRGGFRVTLASGGHPPALLMRADGTADYLPTPGGQLIGALPDAHIATTAVHLAPGDTLLLHTDGLTEARTTAAGDQDRYGDDALLDFGRHLAPTTASDTIGAVRDLLHTFGTGVDDDTAVLAIHVPQPLSEEQQ; this is encoded by the coding sequence ATGTGTGAGACCGGCGACGCGGCGGACGGCAGGGACCAGGCACCGCTGGACGAGGAGGCCCGTTTCTCCGAGCTGCTGGAGGACAGTGCCGAGGAGCTCTACGAGCACGCCCCGTGCGGCTACCTCTCCACCTTGCTGGACGGGCGGATCGCCAAGGTGAACAAAACGCTGCTGGACTGGCTCGGCTACCAGCGCGGCGATCTGGTGGGCCGCATGGCCTTCTCCGACCTTCTGACCGTCGGCGGCCGGCTGTATCACGAGACCCACTTCGCCCCGCTGCTGCAGATGCAGGGCCGGATCAGCGGCATCGCCCTGGAACTCAAGGCGGCCGACGGCTCCCGCCTGCCCGTCATGGTCACCTCGACAGTCAAGACAGGCAGCGACGGACAGCCCCTGCTGATCCGCACCACCCTCTTCGACGCCCGCGACCGCCGCGCCTACGAGACGGAACTGCTGCGGGCCCGCCAGGAAGCCGACCAGGAACGCGACCGCCTCAAGCTCCTGAACACCACCCTTCAGAAGACGCTGCTGCCCCCCACGCTGGCGAACGTGCCCGGCCTGGACGTCGCGGCGCACTACCACATCGCTTCCGTCGACGAGGTCGGCGGCGACTTCTACGACCTGTTCCCCCTGGCCGCCGGGACCTGGGGCCTGTTCCTCGGCGACGTGTGCGGCAAGGGCGCCGCCGCGGCCGCCGTCACCTCTCTGGCTCGCTACACCCTGCGCGCCGCCGCCGTCTACGACCCGGACCCGGCCGCCGTACTCACCAACCTCAACACCGTCCTCAACCACGAGTACCAGGGCACCGACCCCCGTTTCTGCACCGTCGTCTTCGGCGTGCTCACCCCCGACACCGACCGCGGCGGCTTCCGCGTCACCCTCGCCAGCGGCGGCCACCCCCCGGCCCTGCTGATGCGCGCCGACGGTACCGCCGACTACCTGCCCACCCCCGGCGGACAGCTCATCGGCGCCCTGCCCGACGCCCACATCGCCACGACCGCCGTCCACCTCGCCCCCGGCGACACGCTTCTCCTGCACACCGACGGCCTCACCGAAGCCCGCACCACCGCCGCCGGAGACCAGGACCGCTACGGCGACGACGCACTCCTCGACTTCGGCCGCCACCTCGCCCCCACCACCGCGTCGGACACCATCGGCGCGGTCCGCGATCTGCTCCACACCTTCGGCACCGGCGTGGACGACGACACAGCCGTCCTCGCCATCCACGTCCCCCAACCCCTCAGTGAAGAGCAGCAGTGA
- a CDS encoding STAS domain-containing protein translates to MTRYLTLSTRTTAAGTVMELTGELDHHTAPRVRDALPGLTLRPGQQLVIDLEGITFCDSSGITALIAAHNHALAADAAIALAALPRHLARIIRIIGLDPVFPAHPTARDAEHAWRTDGD, encoded by the coding sequence GTGACCCGGTACTTGACCCTCAGCACCCGCACCACCGCCGCCGGCACGGTCATGGAACTCACCGGGGAACTCGACCACCACACCGCACCCCGGGTCCGCGACGCCCTCCCCGGGCTCACCCTGCGCCCGGGGCAGCAGCTCGTCATCGACCTGGAGGGCATCACCTTCTGCGACTCCAGCGGAATCACCGCCCTGATCGCCGCCCACAACCACGCCCTGGCCGCCGACGCGGCCATCGCGCTGGCAGCCCTCCCCCGACACCTCGCCCGGATCATCCGCATCATCGGCCTGGACCCGGTCTTCCCCGCCCATCCCACCGCACGGGACGCCGAGCACGCCTGGCGAACAGACGGGGACTGA